The Chryseolinea soli nucleotide sequence CTCTTGCTTTCGGTGGATAAAAATGGGGGGCACTCCTCCATGCCCGAACAAGAAACAGCGCTCGATATCCTGGCCAAAGCCGTGGTGAACATCCGGCAACACCCCTTCCCGGCCAATTTTGCACCGGCGACGGTCGGTTTTATGAATCACGTAGGTCCCGAGATGCCCTATCCCGAAAAAATAGTGTTTGCCAACACGTGGCTCTTCAAAAGCGTGGTCATCGGGATCTATGAAAAAAGTCCCGGAGGAAATGCGGTAGTACGGACGACTGCCGTGCCCACCATTTTCAACGCCGGCATGAAAGACAATGTGGTACCCACCAAAGCCACCGTCACGATAAACTTCCGGTTGCTGCAGGGTGACGGCTCGGAAAAAGTGATTGCCGAAATAAAAAAGATCGTTCATGACGACCGGGTGTCGATTGCCGTGTCAAAAGAATTCTCGGCCGAACCCTCGGCGACTTCACCGGAAGACGGCTTTGGTTATAAACGCGTTGATGAAACCGTTAAAAAAACCTTTGCCGGAACGGTCACGACGCCATTTCTTATGATCGGGGGAACGGACTCGCGCCATTTCGGAGAGGTGTCGACGAACATCATCAAGTTCAGTCCCATGACCGACCCAATCGGTTTTCATGGTATCGACGAGCGCGTGAGTTTAGAAAGCTACCAGCAGACCCTCTGGTTCTATGAACAATTGATCCGTCAATAAAAAAAAATCAAATCGCGATCACTTCATCGCCGGTCTTGATCAATCCTCCTTGAATTACTTTTGCCGTGATGCCGCCGTGACCGCGCATGGCGTTGTATCCGCCCGTCCCTAAATTTTCTTCCATCCGCGAACAGGGGTGACATTCTCCCGAATATTGAAACACGGCTTCGCCGATGGAAAATTGTTTTCCTTTCAACGCCAACAAATTGATGCCTTCGACCACGATATTTCTGCGCGTTAATTCCGGTTCCACAGCGGCGCGACCCAGGAAGGATGCCATGTCTCTCAGGTGTTCGGCTTGAATGAAGGTGACTTGACGTGTTCCCGGATTTTTGTAGCGATCGCCCTCAAGCCCGTGAGCTTCGACCGCGATGACCTGGTCGAGCACTTTGACGGGCTCGCGGCGCTGAGGCCGCACACTGATGTAGACGACGTGGCCTGGTTTGGCAAAACCGTTTTGAAGTTCTTGTAGTTCCATCTCTCGAAATTTAACCGTAATGGTCGAGGGGAAGTTCAGCGAATTTGAAAATGAGCCCGGATCAAATGTTCCACCAATAGGTGAGCTTGACCACGAGCGCCCGCGTTTTCACAACAAAATTTTCCGGAAAGTAATTGTCCGTGTAAACGATGAAGAGATCCGATGCAGGTTTATAGCGCCATTGGAGCCGGGTGTTGAGGTTCACATTTTTTAACTGTTGGTTGTACTGTGCATAGGCCGTGAAAAAAAGCTTGTTCGTCATGGTCACGTCCAACTTCGGGCCGACCAGCCAGAACTTGGTTTCTCCCCAGGGTTGTGGCAGCCGGAGGTCGTTATAGTTGAAGGTCACCAAAAGACTCATGTAGGGTTGAAACCGATAGCCCACCTCGCCGCCAATATTGAAACGCGTTCCGTTGGCATAATATCCGCCATAGCGCGTGGAGAGCGCATAGGTAAAAATACTCTGGGGCATCGAGGTGAAATCGGCGCCAACCGAATTCCACCAGTGCCGGGTGCCAACGCTGAGGGAATCCATGCCGGAATTTGTTGGATCAAAAGGCAGCAGCAATTGCACATAGTCGTGCATGCCGTAGACATTCAGTACGCTTTGTTTGCGGAAAGTGATCGCATACGAAAGGATACTTTCATTGTCGGTTTGTTTGAAGGAAGGGTTGTAGAAGAAGGTCGACGTAATTTTTGGTCCATGACTTAAGATCAATTTTCCTTTGGGGAAAAATAAATACTGCGCGATGGGATTTATCTTGACATAATTGCGGCGGGGCACATAGCCCACCTCCGGATTATAATTTGCGCCCACCACTTCGTGCTGCCAGCTCAACAACCAACGGCGTGTCGAATATTGCAGGTTGGCGGCGTGCGTGAAATCCTTATCCTTTTTATCCGGACTGAAGGATTTTAACCCCAGGATTTTTCCGGTCCATACGTTGTTGGACGACGCAAGATTGTACTCCAACCCGATGTTGCGATTGTATTGAGAGTATACCGGCACCGCGGGATCGTCGGACGGTTCGTAGTTGAGCGACTGTTTGTTGATGAAGATCATCCCGATGTTGGAGCGGGAGAAAACCCGCCGCTGCAAAGCCATCACAGCGAAATTCTGCCGGGGCAGGTTCTGGCTTTCCACGTCGGAGGTTTGCATGTCCATGGCACCGACGCGCCAGTTCTTATTTATTTTGCCGCTGAAGCGGGCGCCGTATTGAATGGGAACGTTCAATCCGATGCGCCGCGAAAAAAATGGCCGGATGTTGGCGTACCCGAAATTGGCAAAAAGGTCGCCATTTTCCAGAAAGAATTGCCGGCGCTCGGGGAAGAAGAGTTCATAGCGATCGAGGTTCGTTACCTGCCGGTCGACATCCACCTGCGAAAAGTCGGGATTTACGGTGAGGTCGAGATTGAGCGAAGAGGTGACGGCCACTTTTGCGTCCATCCCGATTTCTTTTTTATAGGTCGTGGATGTGCCGTCCGTAAAATTTTTACTGCCGCCGCCAAGGGCATAAGGAATCAGCGAAATGTTCGGACCTACCTGGGGAGGCGCTTCATCCCAGTTCAGCGTGCCGGTGTAGGCCAGCGACGCCGTGGGGAACTGACGGGGCACGGGCGCCCAGCTGGATTTTTCCGTGGTCTTCAAATCGAGCCTGCTGAAATTGATACCCCATTGGGTAATGCCTTTTTTATAGCGGATCGACTTGAACGGAATGGCCGCTTCAAACACCCACTTGTCATCGTCTTTGGTGACGACGGAAGTCCATTTGTTATCCCAGCTCAGGTCAACCTTTCCGCCTTCATACATAATGCCATCCCACTGCGCGCCGGCGGCGTTGGCGCCAAACGAGAAGCCGTTGGTTTGGTCCTCGAACGTGTCCATGAACAGCAGGAAGTTGTCGTTTTTGCCAAACGTGAAATCACGGCGCAGCGACTCCACAAAATATCTTCCGGGAAGCAAATGAAAACAGGTGGCGATCAAGTAGAGATGCTCATCGTCGTAGCTCATGCGGACTTCCGTTCTCACGCGGGCCGCGCTGGTGTCCATGGGGAGCACCATGTAGAAATCAGTAGCCACTTCGGCCTTGCGCCAGGTTTCTTCATCCAGGATGCCATCGATCTTAATGGGGGAGGATGCCCGGTGAAGGTTTAGCTGATAGGACTCGTTTTTTTTCTGGGCCCAAAGAGAAACGCTCAAAAGGCAAAAAAGGGTGATAAGGGGGTGTCGCACAAAGCAATTTCACACTCTGAAATCAAATGGGCAAAGCGATATCGGATGGACGGATAACAAAGCCTGAAAAAATTTTTGCAAAGTACGAAAAAGGCCACCCGGAGGCTGCAAAGGGCCTTTTCGGAGATTTGTAAACTATTTTATGAAATAGTATGCATGCATAACAAATTTTATTACCTTCGTTTCCACTTCCTGAAAACGTATGCGGAGAGAAGAAACCGTAGATCACAACATCAAAGCTGCCTGGCATGCCATTTCCAGAATGTACAATCAGCAGGCCAGTAAGCACGATATTACAACATCTATTGGATTTGTTCTACTCAATATTCACTCCGATCAAGGAACCCCCGCCACGAAGATCGCCCCGCTGATGGGTCTCGAAGCCCGCAGCCTGACGCGCATGCTGAAGACCATGGAAGAAAAAAAGCTGATCTACCGCGAGCCTGATCCGCTGGACAAACGTTCTGTTAGAATTTTTTTGACCGCGCTGGGAAAACGCAAAAAAGAAGTTTCGCGCGAAACGGTATTGGTGTTCAACAACAAAGTGCGCGAGCTGGTGCCGGAAAGCAAACTGAAAATCTTTTTTGAAGTGATGAACGAAATCAACCAGTTGGCTAGTGCAGGCATGGCGGAAATGCAGAAAGTTTAAAACCGGGATAACAGAAGATGACCCTCTATACTGTAATTTCAAACCACTGAAAATAAGAAATAGATAACATGAAACGATCAATTCGCAAAGTTGCTGTTTTGGGTTCCGGTGTAATGGGATCCGCCATTGCATGTCATTTTGCCAACATCGGCTGCCAGGTTCTTCTCCTGGACATGGCGCCCAAAGACCTTACCGACGAGGAGAAGGCAAAGGGGTTGTCGCTGGATAGCCGGGTAGTGAAAAACAGAATCGTTCAGACTTCGTTTGACCGATCGATAAAATCCAACCCAGGGCCTATCTACAGCAAGAAATTTATTTCACGCGTCTCGCTAGGCAATTTCACCGACGACCTCGCGCGCATCAAAGATTTTGATTGGACGATCGAGGTGGTGGTCGAAAATCTGGAGATCAAGAAAAAAATGTATGACGAGGTGGAGAAGCATCGCAAGCCGGGCACGCTCATCACCTCCAACACGTCGGGCATCCCCATTCACCTGATGGCCGAAGGGAGAAGCGACGACTTTAAAAAACATTTCTGCGGGACACACTTTTTCAATCCGCCCCGTTATCTCAAACTTCTAGAGATTATTCCTACTCCGCATACCGATCCGGAGATCGTTCAGTTCTTAATGCACTATGGCGATCTTTTTCTTGGAAAAACAACTGTGCTCTGTAAAGATACGCCGGCATTTATTGCAAACCGCGTGGGCGTGTTCTCCATCATGAAAGTGGTGGACGCTATGAGCAAGCTCGATCTGAATATTGATGAGGTGGATAAACTTACCGGTCCGGTCATTGGCCGGCCCAAGTCGGCTACGTTCAGAACCTCCGACCTGGTGGGGTTGGATACGTTGATCAAAGTGAGCGGCAACTTATACAACGGCTTGCCCAACGACGAAGGCCGTCAGTATTTCAAGTTGCCCGATGTGGTGCTGAAGATGGAGCAGAACAAATGGCTGGGCGACAAAACCGGTCAAGGTTTTTATAAAAAAACAAAAAATGCCAAAGGTGAAACCGAGATCCTGACGCTGGACCTCAAAACGCTCGAGTATAAAACAAAAGCCAAAGCAAAGTTTGCCACACTCGAAACCACGAAGACGATCGACAATCTGAAAGACCGTTTCAAAGTTTTGCTGGCGGGCAAGGACAAAGCAGGAGAGTTTTATCGCGATTCGTTCTACGGGTTGTTCCAATATGCATCGAACCGCATTCCTGAAATTGCCGACGAGCTTTACAAAATCGATGACGCGGTGTGCGCGGGTTTTGGATGGGAGCTCGGTCCTTTTGAAACGTGGGATGCCGTGGGCGTGGAGAAAGCGGTTGCCGATATGGAAGCGACCGGCAGCAAACCCAATCCCTGGGTGAAGGAAATGCTCGCAGCTGGAAACAAATCGTTCTACAAAGTCGAGAACGGTCAGCGCAAGTATTACGACATTCCCAGCAAATCGTACAAGATCATTCCCGGCAAGGAAGAATTCATCATTCTCGAAAACCTGAAGGAAAGTGTCGTTTGGAAAAACGCCGAGTCAAAAGTTACGGACCTGGGCGATGGGGTGATCGACTTTTCCTGGAGCAGCAAGAGCTATACGCTGGGAAGCTCTGTGATCGAAGGCTTGAACAAAGCCCTCGACCTGGCGGAAAAAAATTACAAAGGACTGGTCATCGGCCACCAGGGACCCGACTTCTCATTGGGTGCCAACCTTGGCCTGGTGTTTATGTATGCCATTGAGCAGGAGTATGACGAGATCGACTTTATGGTGCGGCAATTCCAAAACTCGGTGATGCGCATCCGATACTCTTCCGTTCCGGTTGTTGTTTGCCCGCAAGGCCGCACGCTGGGAGGGGGTTGCGAAATGACCATGCACGCCGACATCGCGCAGGCCGCTGCCGAAACCTATATCGGTCTTGTGGAAGTGGGTGTGGGCCTGATCCCCGGTGGTGGCGGAACAAAAGAATTTACCAAACGCGTGAGCGACGCCCTGGAAGAAGGCGACGTGGAATTGAATGCCTTGCAAAACGCCTTCATGAACATTGCCACGGCAAAAGTGGCGTTGTCGGCCGAAGAGGCGCGCGAGATGGGTGTGCTTCGGAGCGTGGATAGGATCTCGGTGAACAAAGACCGCCAGCTGCTGGATGGCAAGGCGGCCGTGTTGGAATTGTATGATGCCGGCTACACCATGCCGGTGCCCGCAAAAAACATCAAAGTGCAGGGACGTGCAGGCCAGGCGTTGTTTATGGCCGGCGTGCAAGGCATGCGCATGGGAAATTATATTTCGGATCACGACCAGAAGATCGCCCTGAAAATTGCCAACGTCATGTGCGGCGGCGATCTCACCTCACCTCAGGAAGTGAGCGAACAATACTTGTTGGACCTGGAACGCGAAGCTTTTGTTTCCCTGACGGGAGAAAAGAAAACACTGGAAAGAATTCAATCAATATTAACGGGAGGAAAACCTTTAAGAAACTAATATGGACGCCTATATCGTAGCTGCCAAAAGAACAGCAAACACCCGTGCGAAAAAAGGAGGCTTTCGCTTTACACGCCCCGACGATTTCGCCACCGATCTGATCAAAGCCCTTGTGCAGTCCGTGCCCGGGCTGGAAAATAAAATGGTCGACGACCTGATTGTGGGAAACGCCGTGCAGGAAGCTGAGCAGGGTATGCAAATGGGAAGAATGATTGCGCTCACGGCCCTGGGCATCGACAATGCCGGTATGGTGATCAACCGCTATTGTGGGTCTGGCGTGGAGGCCATCCACCTGGCATCGGCAACCATTAAGGCGGGTATGGCCGATTGCATTATTGCCGGCGGCGCCGAATCCATGTCGCTGGTGCCGGTGATGGGCTGGAAGACGGCGTTGAATTATACCATTGCCAAAGACCATCCAACCTATTACACCAGCATGGGTCTCACGGCGGAAGAGATATCGAAGCAATATAAGATCTCGCGTGAAGACCAGGACAAGTTTGCGTATGAGTCGCACATGAAAGCCATCCAGGCGCAGAAGGAAGGAAAGTTCAAAGAGGAGATCCACCCCATCGCCACTAGAGAAATTTTTGTGGATGAATCCGGAAAGAAAAAAATGAAGGAAGCCGTGGTCGATACCGATGAAGGACCGCGCCCTGAAACATCGATCGATGTACTGGCAAAACTGAAGCCCGTATTTGCTTTAGGGGGCTCTGTAACTGCCGGAAACTCATCACCCACAAATGATGGTGCGGCGTTTGCCGTGGTGATGTCCGAAAAATTGGTGAAACAGCTGAACCTGAAACCCATCGCACGGATGGTGAGCTATGCAGTGGCCGGCGTGGATCCGCGCATCATGGGCATCGGTCCGGTGGCCGCAGTTCCGAAGGCGCTTCAGCGGGCGGGATTGAAACTTCAGGATATCGATTTGATCGAATTGAATGAAGCGTTTGCCGCACAATCGCTGGCGGTGATCCGGGAATTGAATATGGATCCCTCAAAAATAAACGTGAATGGCGGGGCCATCGCGTTGGGCCACCCGCTGGGCAGCTCGGGTGCGCGCTTGTCGTTGACGTTGTTGAAAGAGCTGCAACGGAGAAAAGGAAAATACGGACTCGTCACGGCGTGTGTCGGCGGCGGACAAGGCGTGGCCGGCATTTATGAACTATTGAATTAAACGAATCTCAAGAATCAATGTTAAAGAAAGTTTTATGGCTACCACCACGGAAACAAAACACGCAATCAAAGGCGGCGAATTCCTGATCCGCGAATCGCAGGCAAATGAGATCTTCATCCCTGAAGAATACAGTGAAGAACAACAAATGATCCAGCAGCAATGCAAAGACTTCCTCACCAAGGAAGTCTTCAACCGCCTGGACGAAATTGATTCCCAGAAAGACCCCAAGCTCATGCCCACCCTGCTGGACAAGGCCGGTGAGTTAGGCCTGCTGGGAACGTCGGTGCCGACCGAGTATGGCGGATTTGGGATGGACTTCAACACCACCATGCTGGTGGCCGAAGTGATCGGTGGAGGTCACTCGGTGGCGGTGGCCCTTTCGGCGCATACCGGGATCGGTACCCTGCCGATCGTGTATTACGGAAACGAAGAGCAGAAGAAAAAATATTTGCCGAAGCTGGCCACCGGCGAATACAAGGCGGCCTACTGTTTGACCGAACCCGATTCAGGCTCCGATGCA carries:
- a CDS encoding MOSC domain-containing protein, with the protein product MELQELQNGFAKPGHVVYISVRPQRREPVKVLDQVIAVEAHGLEGDRYKNPGTRQVTFIQAEHLRDMASFLGRAAVEPELTRRNIVVEGINLLALKGKQFSIGEAVFQYSGECHPCSRMEENLGTGGYNAMRGHGGITAKVIQGGLIKTGDEVIAI
- a CDS encoding DUF5916 domain-containing protein → MSVSLWAQKKNESYQLNLHRASSPIKIDGILDEETWRKAEVATDFYMVLPMDTSAARVRTEVRMSYDDEHLYLIATCFHLLPGRYFVESLRRDFTFGKNDNFLLFMDTFEDQTNGFSFGANAAGAQWDGIMYEGGKVDLSWDNKWTSVVTKDDDKWVFEAAIPFKSIRYKKGITQWGINFSRLDLKTTEKSSWAPVPRQFPTASLAYTGTLNWDEAPPQVGPNISLIPYALGGGSKNFTDGTSTTYKKEIGMDAKVAVTSSLNLDLTVNPDFSQVDVDRQVTNLDRYELFFPERRQFFLENGDLFANFGYANIRPFFSRRIGLNVPIQYGARFSGKINKNWRVGAMDMQTSDVESQNLPRQNFAVMALQRRVFSRSNIGMIFINKQSLNYEPSDDPAVPVYSQYNRNIGLEYNLASSNNVWTGKILGLKSFSPDKKDKDFTHAANLQYSTRRWLLSWQHEVVGANYNPEVGYVPRRNYVKINPIAQYLFFPKGKLILSHGPKITSTFFYNPSFKQTDNESILSYAITFRKQSVLNVYGMHDYVQLLLPFDPTNSGMDSLSVGTRHWWNSVGADFTSMPQSIFTYALSTRYGGYYANGTRFNIGGEVGYRFQPYMSLLVTFNYNDLRLPQPWGETKFWLVGPKLDVTMTNKLFFTAYAQYNQQLKNVNLNTRLQWRYKPASDLFIVYTDNYFPENFVVKTRALVVKLTYWWNI
- a CDS encoding MarR family winged helix-turn-helix transcriptional regulator; its protein translation is MRREETVDHNIKAAWHAISRMYNQQASKHDITTSIGFVLLNIHSDQGTPATKIAPLMGLEARSLTRMLKTMEEKKLIYREPDPLDKRSVRIFLTALGKRKKEVSRETVLVFNNKVRELVPESKLKIFFEVMNEINQLASAGMAEMQKV
- a CDS encoding 3-hydroxyacyl-CoA dehydrogenase/enoyl-CoA hydratase family protein; this encodes MKRSIRKVAVLGSGVMGSAIACHFANIGCQVLLLDMAPKDLTDEEKAKGLSLDSRVVKNRIVQTSFDRSIKSNPGPIYSKKFISRVSLGNFTDDLARIKDFDWTIEVVVENLEIKKKMYDEVEKHRKPGTLITSNTSGIPIHLMAEGRSDDFKKHFCGTHFFNPPRYLKLLEIIPTPHTDPEIVQFLMHYGDLFLGKTTVLCKDTPAFIANRVGVFSIMKVVDAMSKLDLNIDEVDKLTGPVIGRPKSATFRTSDLVGLDTLIKVSGNLYNGLPNDEGRQYFKLPDVVLKMEQNKWLGDKTGQGFYKKTKNAKGETEILTLDLKTLEYKTKAKAKFATLETTKTIDNLKDRFKVLLAGKDKAGEFYRDSFYGLFQYASNRIPEIADELYKIDDAVCAGFGWELGPFETWDAVGVEKAVADMEATGSKPNPWVKEMLAAGNKSFYKVENGQRKYYDIPSKSYKIIPGKEEFIILENLKESVVWKNAESKVTDLGDGVIDFSWSSKSYTLGSSVIEGLNKALDLAEKNYKGLVIGHQGPDFSLGANLGLVFMYAIEQEYDEIDFMVRQFQNSVMRIRYSSVPVVVCPQGRTLGGGCEMTMHADIAQAAAETYIGLVEVGVGLIPGGGGTKEFTKRVSDALEEGDVELNALQNAFMNIATAKVALSAEEAREMGVLRSVDRISVNKDRQLLDGKAAVLELYDAGYTMPVPAKNIKVQGRAGQALFMAGVQGMRMGNYISDHDQKIALKIANVMCGGDLTSPQEVSEQYLLDLEREAFVSLTGEKKTLERIQSILTGGKPLRN
- a CDS encoding thiolase family protein gives rise to the protein MDAYIVAAKRTANTRAKKGGFRFTRPDDFATDLIKALVQSVPGLENKMVDDLIVGNAVQEAEQGMQMGRMIALTALGIDNAGMVINRYCGSGVEAIHLASATIKAGMADCIIAGGAESMSLVPVMGWKTALNYTIAKDHPTYYTSMGLTAEEISKQYKISREDQDKFAYESHMKAIQAQKEGKFKEEIHPIATREIFVDESGKKKMKEAVVDTDEGPRPETSIDVLAKLKPVFALGGSVTAGNSSPTNDGAAFAVVMSEKLVKQLNLKPIARMVSYAVAGVDPRIMGIGPVAAVPKALQRAGLKLQDIDLIELNEAFAAQSLAVIRELNMDPSKINVNGGAIALGHPLGSSGARLSLTLLKELQRRKGKYGLVTACVGGGQGVAGIYELLN